In Anopheles arabiensis isolate DONGOLA chromosome 2, AaraD3, whole genome shotgun sequence, the genomic window ACACGTACAACATTATTTAAGAAAGACATTGAAATTATCTTAAAGTAGTAACTAGCTAAAATACTATCGCACACAACAGGTGTATCACATTGGTAATGGGTACAGAACATTGAGCTTGACGATAGTTAACTCAGGACGCAATGAAACGTCTGTATTAAATAGATATATGTTGATAACAATTATCCgcgaatattttaataacaaaCAGTGATCACTATTAACTATTAACGCTATCAaaaccaaaagcaaaacattatATATTTAGTTGCATGCCTCCAATttcataaacaaataaaaacactttttagaTACCcgcgcaagaaaaaaaaaacaaaacacatcacgcacacacgttACTAACTCCCAATGAGCGAGTGTCCCCTCCCCTCCATTCCATAGCAATACCCATGCGGCCGTGTAGTAGTACAAAGCATCATGAACCCCAACCGCCCCACATTTGCAAGTGTGCAAGACTATTGTTGCATTCTGGTTGCAAACGGCAAGCCCCAAGTTACACACAACGGTCCTTACCTTGCTGCCACCGTCCACCTTCAACCGCCACGAGGGCCTTCGTTCGGCCGTGACACCGGTGGTGGTCGTTGTGGCCGGATCCGCCTTCCGCAGTGTTGGCGATGGCGGCACGGCGGCACCAGCACTCGCTGCACTATTGTCCGCAGGTGCGttcgtgctggtgctgttgctttcgccgccgccgccaccactgTTAGTAGTGCCACTGTTGCTGGCGGGGACCCGGGCCACCAGGTGGCTGTCCAGGTCGCCGTCCGCCACGGCCGCGATCGCGTACTTGTTTGCCTCGTGGCGCAGCTTCTCGGCCAGTGTTAGTGAGTTCGCGTTATCGATATCGAACAGTGAACGTTTAGtgtaggtggtggtggtggtggtggcggctgtGTTGTGGTTGGTATTAGAGGATGcactggtgttgttgttgttgctgttggaggtgttgttggtggtggtggtggtggtggtattaCTATCACTATTACTCACGACACCACCCGCTGCGCCGGACGACGTTCGGATGGTGGCCGAGGTCGCCACCATCGGCTCGctcgcggctgctggcacgtGGAACGTTGCCGTTACGGCAGGAACATCGCCAGCGCCGGTTCCATCCAGTGGATCGGCACTTTCTTTGGAGTTGCTcactgccgccgccgacgCCACCGCCCTCGGGCTGGGCGAGCTCTGCCGTACCGGGGCACTGATGGTATACGATACCGTCACCTTGCTgtcatcctcctcctcgtcgtccatGCCGGCCACACTGCGGCGGTGCCTTCGgtggcctcctcctcctccaccacctccgCCACCGTCGCCACCGTCGTCGAGTGACGATCCCGGTGCGGCTAGTGTGAAACTAGCCGAGACGGCAATTTCTTCCACCTTCGTcgacccaccaccaccgctgccgcCGGTCGCATCATGTGCTACGGACCCTTCCGTTACGTGATTGCtgccttgctgctgctggtcgccAGTGCTGCCGACCGCCGGCACACGATCGTTGGTAAATGAGGGTGATGCAGTGGATGATAATgaggatggtgatgatggcgtTGTCGtggttgttgtcgttgctgtcgCAGTCGCGGGTGCCATTGTGTCGTTCTGTTAATGTCAGAGGTTAATATAGGATCGGTTTAAAGATATGTACATTCATGATCATGAATCCAACGCACTAAATACTGCCTAAAATTGCTTGCCTTTCGATCGAAATGTGTTCTGTACTCAATTTTGGGTTTCAACCTAAACGAGAAACACCACAGCAAGATGCTTTATCATGAATGTGCAGGTGGGACGATCGTCTCAATGTTTCTATGCGTGCCATTCGAAAAGCGTTCCAAAGCGTGTTCAGTATGCCCCTCTGTGCTTCATATTTTTCGCAATCTTCAATCTTGCTTGCATGTACCCCCAAACGTTTCGAAATATTCGCCAAACACTCTTCTAgcgaaatgtaaaatattataataaaaaccTAACATAGCCTTTTTTGTTATAGATCccttttgtttaaatataaaacacCATGATTCTGGAATGATTGTTTTTTACCAATTAATCACCGTAACCAATATcattaataacaaaacaaaaaaagaaaacaacaaacagaagcgaacaaaatttaaaaattcgaACAAAAGCCTTCGCCAAACAATTTGTcacacaataataataataataataaaaaacaatacaactaTTGATGCTTTTGTTACAAAATATTACTTACCCACAGCACAATCGGTTTTAAGttaattcattttcaattcaaacccAAATGCAAACAATCTCAAGCATAAGCCCCTAAACAACTGACAACCCTCCCGGTGGTTGCGTGTTTTTCATTCCAATAAGCCTAACGGTACACGTCCGGGTGGCACTTAATGCACACCCGTTTTCTATTTCCACCCCCCAGATGGTGCTCCTGTTGCTCGATGCGCAACGCACGGCGCTTACGCATTACACTTACTTCGTTGCCCGTTCCGGTAGCGTTCTTCTTCTTGACCAGCTGCTCGGCACTCTTGATCTCGTCCAGCGTGACGCCCTGGGTCGAGCGGCGCGTCTCCCGGACGCGCTTGGCATGGGCCTTGCGTTGCGTTTCGCTCTCTTCGTCCCGCGTCGGTGGTACAAATGATCTGCAATAACGgtttaaaatgcaaacacaGATGTTAAATTATATGGAAGGTTTTGAACATACACGCGAAAACGACATTAGTTATTTACATCAAtctcgacaaaaaaaaaaaaaatgactaaggTTTTAATGAAAAAGCTCAGGCGAAGAAAATGATGGACGGGGTGTGTTGGTTTTCCAGATCGTGTGGAATGACAATATGTATGACTGTTTCTGTACGGTGTTAGGAAAGGTGTTATTTCAGGATCGCGAACTACAAGTGGAGCAAATCTTCACGCTGGCAAACGGGGGGTGTTATTCGTACATTCGGTACAGCACATGCGGGGACACAGAACCGTCATCGTTCTGAAAATTCGACAACATTCTAGGCAAATCAGTGAAAAACAACAGCAGAGTTAAACAagagacaaataaacatttgaTTGAACACCCCTCATCGAAGACTCTCTTGAAGTCACTATCATCAAACACACGCGTAATGCACACAATAATGCGGATTAGGACAACACTTGCAAAAAACAACGGAGCCACCATTCGCTCGCTTTGTGGACATTACTTGaaaaagtttttgaaaatatttcccGGCGACAGCTTGTTCGACGAGGGGCTGGTCGTCGTCACCGGCGTTGTTCCCGCGGGTGGCTGCTGTTCCAGCACCGCTGCTGGAGCCGGTGCTGCGGTGTACGATGGCATGATTAACTTCACTGCCGCCGGTTCCTCGAACGACGCCTCCTCTTGGGACGCTTCCGGCTTGCCCGGTCTGCCATCGTACCGTCCACCACCCCTCGGCTGTTCGGCTGGTTGCTGACGCcgttgctcctgctgctgctgctgctcctggaGCTGCTGTTGTCTCTTCTCGTTGAGTGAGGAGAGAAATTTATTGCGCTCATTATTGATCTTCGTCTTCTGCGCCTGCTCAATGTATTTGCGGTTGAGTTCGAACAGGCTGtggtttttgttcgtttcggGCCCGGTGGCCGGTGTTAGCGTGGTCTCGTGCGCCGTGTGATCGGCCGCCTCGGGTGCGGATGTGGTGGATGAGGTATGATCATTCGCAACCGTGCTATTCGTTGCCGAGGGTTTGCGCACCGTCTCCGGTTGATCCTCGTACCGCTTCCGGTAGCGATCACCGaacggtgtggtggtggtgctgctactGTTATCAGTGTTGTTGTTCATGGTCGTATTCTTGTGGCTGTTGAGGGTGATTGGTGTGGGTATGGAGCTGCAAGATTGGTGACCATGGTGTCGATACGCGCCCGTACACGGTGTGGTATGGGGGACGAGTTTTGAAAtggcaacatacacacacacacacgcgcgagtCGATACGAGTGAAGAGGATCATGAAAATAtttgtgaaataaaacattacaagATGGGAGCGTTCGCGCGATTTAATGAAGATACCATTGAGCTTCTTCAGCTCACCGAGACGACTACCTGATTGAAAGAGCCCAAAACCCACAACACCTGACACGACGGTCAAAACTAACATTCCCAACCAGCTCTCTTCCTTACCTCCTGATCTGTCCGGCAGTGGGCGTTGTCGTCGGCGTTCCGGACGGACTGGTCGGTGGCGAGACGGCACCGGAGCTTCCCGTGGTGCTGCCCGTTGTGTTGTTCGCTGCACCCGTACCGGTTGCTGCTGGAGGCACGAGGTTGGTGGTTGCGCCGGACGCCGGTCCGGTCGCCGATGACGGTGATGTGGTCGTGCTTCCCAGGACCAAAttgcttgttgttttcctacaaaacaaaaacgggtGAAACGGAGAATCATTAGTTCATCTCAATTGCGGTATGCCACGGCACGGAAAGCATGTGTTGAACAATACGGGTAAGCGGTAAGTGTAGGTAAGTAAAACATCAGTATCATTCCACAAAACCGAGAAGAAAACAGCATAACCAGGCTGGAGCAAATCTTACAAAGCAATGAATAATGGCGTGGTATAGATACAGGTGCTAACAGACATGAAGGGAGatagtgaaagagagagagagagagagagagagaggagttttcttgcttctttttttggtaaaaggaacaaaaaaaggcaaaatggAGTACAGAATAATTGCTCTTGTGTTACCTTAGTGTCCGATGATCCTTTAGTGAGGCGGACCGCTGCACCAGGTACGACGAAATGTTCGATGCAGGCGTCGTCGccgtagtagtagtggtagtactattgttattgttgttgttgttgctgctgttgttgttgttgttgttcgaggCGGTACTGGTTTTAGTGTTAATAGGCGTCGATGGTAGGATCGTGTGGGGGCATGAGTTAGCCTGTATTCGTGCTCGCAGCTCGGCATACCGCTGGTAGAACCTGCATAGGgccattgcacacacacacacacacacacacgagcgcgcaTCGTTTGCGGCCATGTTTAGCAAATGTGTTGGTCACGAGTACGTGTACGCGGAAAGGGAAGGATAGTGTGTGGTTACATGTTGCAAGTGTAATGACGTAGTATGTAGTATGTAGGCCGCGTCGTGTAGTGCAAATGTTGGATGATGTTGTGCAAAAAACAGTAACCGGCCATATATGCGGTAGTATTTTAGGGGTTTTGTGTTGTAGTTTGTAAGTATTCAACATCAGGAAAGGTGCCGTTGAAGAAGTATATGTCCATGATACACACAGGTAGTAGTGGTGTGCCGAGATAAGGTAGTGGGAGTTAATAAACAATTAGAAAACACAAGCCATTAATAAGAAGAATTAAACGGATTTTTTAACAACGTACAACAATTACGAAGAAACACATCCTTGTCCTGTGTGCATGATTCGATTGCGtttaatttcagttttaatcTTGTTTTATACATTATTGGGGCAATGAAACATGCAAAGCCGTTAATGagtttttaaactttaaacgtAAAATGCGAATATCAATATAACAATCTTTAACGCAAATAAATCTGTACGGTCCAATTACACGCGAGGAAAAAACCATATCAGCAAccaatatttaaacaaaataaaagaaaaaaataaagaaaaacacacgcacacggtacacaaacacatacacacagcaatAGAAGAGAAACCCCGAAACGGTTCCACAGAACGGCGCGCAATACTCACTTTTCGTCACTCTCGAAGCTCTGCGTTCTCCTCAGTATCACATCCGGTTCGGTtggtttattttccttttccgaAACTACTGGTTTCGTAGCGCGATGAGGCGGCCAGGGAAGGCAGGAAGGAATGAAAATTacaacaagaaagaaagagagtaaACACATATGCTTATTTAGAAAATTGctcaataacaaaaacaaaacacttcaaaGGCTCGAAATTAAAGCTAAtggatgttctttttttttttttgttgtgtgtagtGGGCTTTTTATAAAGATGAACCAAATCAACtagcagttttttttcatttggtAGATTTTTCAACTGTGCGAACAAAGATACCGAAAGATGGCAGTACTGGCGCAACGCAGTCGCGAATATTTGAACCttatttttcgaattttccATACTGTTAGCGTGAAGATGAGAGCAATGGGAAGCATACGGGGGTGGCCAATGCATCTTTCATGAAGGATACATTGCACCATCTACTTTTGCTTGTTGCAAATGAAGGTTTGAAATATGCTTGCGAATGCTTAGGACAATGATACACAAATGGCGACAAAaacggcagcatcagcagtaaCAGAACGAGGCGATTGATCGTACAGTGTGAAAATAGGCGCATAAGTACAGGAAGGTCGATGAGGTAGAGGTGCTTCGTCACAGGAGCACACCGTGAGCGACATGAAGGAGCTTGCGACGAAGCGATTATATGAGCGATTATGAGATATTGAACGTGAGCAAACAATACAGCACTGAAcaagaaacgaaacgaaatagcaaacaaaaagcagcACATGAACAGAACAGTAAGAAACAACAGAACAGAAGAACAGAACATTACGGTTGCGCTTGGACGTAAAAACGAGGTTAGCGTAGTCGACGACATCATCGGCCGGCGGTTGCTGTGCTTCCTCGTAGAACTGGCGCGGCACAGGCGTCGGTACGGCACGCGCACGGCGCCACGGTGCCGTTGGTGGGGCCGCTGGATTGTTAGCGATCGCTGGTGCAGCATTGTTCGACGGTACCGGCGGCTCCGTCACACGTGGCTTCGGCGCTACAATTTGTGTGGTCAGTGGAACCGGCGTCGGTCGCGAGATGATTGGAACGGGCCGTGGCAACAGTTCGTCTGTTCGTCGATGGTTAAAGCACAGCCAATACCACAGACATGCCACCATGTTGTGAGAAGCACATCGCAACGAACGATCACGTTGGTGTTCAAGATATCACGATACACAGGCAGCAGTGTGAGCACAAGTCGGTTAGAAGACGACACGTGTAAGAACATTGTGGAACGGCAGCAGAATAGTGCGTTGCAGGCCCAAAACAGCACACGTTGCAGTAACGTTGGTTAGTTGAATAGCATTAACAACAATCATACAGCACGCGGTAAAACGGTTCGAAAGCATCCTATGTGGATCGATTCATAAAAGTCTGTCTTTTGATGGTTCCAAAAGATTGCCAATTGCGATGAagtggaatgatttttttttttaaatcaactaATAACAATTATACAAATAAGGATCAATCCAAGCGCAAGGAATGCTTCAAGTAGTTCGGCGGACTTCACGGTCAAGATGATTACTATTTCAAGCAAAACtagtaaaatgaaaataaagcgTTAATTCTACACAAAATAGCACGTGCATTTTCAACATGCCTAGCAGCCAAACACACCTCACATTCATCACAGACCAGAAAAGCGTATGATCTGGGAATAGTGACACACGTCGCACGGTGCAATCTTATCCCTTTTGAGAGCTTTGATGAGCACTTAAAagcttatgttttttttttaattttactgcGTAATATAGTTTCTTATTGTACCGATATGTCGTACAGTCGCTCCAAATCGTTATTCCCACTAAACAATCCTTTTCGCAAACATCTTTTCGGATCTGTGAATCGTGTGCGGAATTGTAACGCATATGTAACGCATTGTAACATACGAAAGTCACAAGTAAACAAAACGACGGAAACCGAGCGAACCAAACCATACGTCGTCAATTAACCAACTCAAATCAAACGCCTCAAATTAAAGGTAATCAAACAGAGCGAGCACttgcatagaaaaaaaaacacaggccAGAGGTCAAACAAACTCCCTCCAACGCCAGTAGCGTGTTCTGTAGGGAGTATGCTGCACGACCGTTACAGAACGGCGAGCGAACATTTTTCtctttcacgcacacacacacacacaaacacatccggTTGGTGgaatccaacacacacacacacccgcgcaGCCACAATAAGGGCAGGGGGCGAAGGTTGTATTCCACCAGCGGAGTGGATGGTCCGCAGTTTGGCTGGCTGTACCTGTTTCGGACTCGGTCATACTACTATCGGCGGACGGATTCGAGGAGGAGTACGGTTCCGACGATACGCTGccattttcctcttcttcctcctcctcctcctcttcctcgctTTCGGCATCCTTTGTTTGGTTGATTTGTGCGGGTGAAGGAAGAACTTGCTGGTACGGCACGCTACCGATGGACGAATCGGTTACGTCCTCGCCTGGACGGCTCGCTTGCGCACTAACGTGCTCTTGCtgctcctcttcttcctctgcgtcttcctcctcttcttcctcttcctcttccacttcctcctcctctgcctcctcttcctcttccagCGCCTCGTCTACCGTATCATCCATCGtctcctcatcctcctcttcatctttttcatctgctgcttcttcttcttcttggtctCCTGCAACTTGCGGGGATTCCGGAAGCGCTTCGGCAACAGTTTCCccgccatcgtcgtcgtcgccgtagTCGACGGCGACGGATCCACCAGCTGGGTAGCATCCACACCCAAGGGTCCAGCGGGCGCGTGATTGTGGGAGGTTGTATTGAAGGGAATCATATTGACTTAACAAGATACACTTTTACATAGCGGAAACTCAATCGTGATACCGGCGAGATATGGATGTGCGAAAACGAAaggcgaaagaaaaagaacccccccccccaatacGGTCCCCCAACTGCCAACTCATGTGACTCTAATTTGGATTTCGTTGgtccaaaaaccaaaacacgaaGCGACACATAGCGCAAACAAAGGGAGCGGGTGATCCAACGGGGCACCGGGCCGGTATGATAAAAGCCAGCAGTGTTTTCTTTCGTGTCTCGAATAGCCTGTCCGTTCCAGATATCCAATTAGTCAATCGCCTTTGCCAACTCAATTGACCCCCATCGACAGTGGACAAAAACGAATGACCGCTTGGACACGGGGGGGAAATGAACGGGAATGCGGGATGGGACGCGCACGAAATCATGTGTGCAAGGGAAGGGGGTTGCGCCACCGAGGGGCACGCGGGATGTGTGGTTACACGGCGCGGCTGATCTGATCGCCCTATACACCTACCTTCCTTCTCCTTATTGCTGTCAATCGGTTTCACCTCGACCCGAATCACCTTGGTCGGCGTTTCCGTACTATTTTCGAAGTTGTCCGTAATCCTGCCACCATCACGCGGGTGCAATGTACcggaaaagaaacagaaaggCAAACATTAGGCCACAGGCGCAAAACGAGGTACGCGTTCGCAAACGCACGCTTATCCGAGAACCCCACCGTACCTATTTCCGTGACTAGGTGGTCTGCGCTTCGTGCGCTTCCCGTTCTTGCGGGCATCCTTCAGCAAAGGCACGATATCGTCCTGGGCAATGTCGATCGCCAGCTGGCCGCTGTAGTTCTGCACGTCGATGTCGGCGCTTGCGTTCAGCAGCATCTGTGTGGCTTCCTTCTGGCCCCAGTAGGCGGCCGCGTGCAGCGGCGTCCAGCCGTCCACGTCCTGCCGGTCGATGTCGCCCCGGCCctcgagcagcagcttcagcacgCCGATGTAGCCCTTGGCGGCGGCGACATGTATCGCGGTGGCGCCCGTCTTCGGGTGCGCCTTATCACAGTCCGGGCTGTCCGTGCGGAGCCACTTGGTCGCGTCGCTCAGCATGATGCGCTCCTCCGCCTGGCGCGCCTCCTCGCAGTCGATGCCCTGCTCGTCCAGGTGGTGCTGGATCAGGTCCTCCATCGCGTCCGAGTTGGCGAGATCGACCGCCAGCTCGCCATCGCTGTTGATCGACGCCAGGTCGGCACCGTTCTCTATCAGATAGCGTGCTATACTTAGAAAGCTGCAAGAAAGTAAGCAAACGTAGCGTTAgaattggatttttttggaTTTGTGTCTGTGGAACCGAACGACTAGTTCGATCGGTCTTCGTTTACCCGCATGATGCTGTGGCATGCAATGGTGTCCAGCCTTCGTTGTCCTTCCGGTTGACGTCGGCACCTTTCTGTACGAGAAACTCCACCATGTCCAGATTGTCATCGATGCACGCCTGAAACCAGGAAACCAGGAAGGTGGGAGAAAAATGGGAGAAATTATATTAGTTATGCGTGTTTATTGGCATTCAttgttgatgatttgttttgtctACTCTCTACCCAGtgtaaaaagaaacacacaagtGTCTACCAGGTCTTAAAAATCGCTGCTAAGAATAGAAGTGCTGTTCCGACTGTATCCACCAATTTCCAGCATCCCAACGATTCCCATTTACACTGCGAACATTAATTATATTTGGTgcagtgatgggtaaagttggcaaaaatccggagtcaactccgatccgactccgataatttTGGAACCGAATCCGGAAGGTAGTTCCggccagcattatccggagtcgtttgcaATTGTCCAGAATTTCGCGGAGTAGTCCGGAGGTgttcggagttggagtcgtctggagtcgttcggagtcggttggagtcgtccggaatcggtttGAGTTAGAGTTATCCGGAGTCTGCCTTTGAACGAAATGAAGTGCCTGACTACAAGCACATTGCACTGGACGGCTCCTGTTGATTCCGATCGACTccaattccggacgactccgattcccAACGACTCCgtttccgaacgactccaggtGACTCCATGCGACTACGGACGTTTCCGGACgtttccgaatgactccgaacggctccgactccgggcggaactagtggtttGGGTTTTTACCGGAGTCGgtatcggactaacaatagcccaagccggatcggagtcgtgggtatGCTCtgaagagcacatcactagtttggTGCATTACATTGAACACTCAAAGCTTCTGGCAACAGACAAAATGTACCAATCGAATGGTCCTCTACCTCTCTCCCTAGACGCCTGCAGCCACTTTGTTGCCCAACTGTTATACACAGGATGTTGATGGACGTTTTCCAACCGGTTACGGCGAACCAGGGCGCGCCGTCAAGGTTAATTGTAATTTCGTGTGgagaaattatgaaatttcCATGTCGTCTAAAACCGTATCCCCTAGGACCTAAGCGTGACGCAGATTAAAGTGGAAAGGGAGAGGAAAGAGGTGCCTACTGTCGAAATATACAAACTTTTTACTGCCCTCACATTCAACCGCatcaccacccacccacctgGGTGGAGATTTGCCGGCAGCTGCTGTCGATCAGTACAAAATGAtcttgaacacacacacacgcgtgtgaTGTTTGCCCCGCTGTTCTCTAATCGCATAAACGGGCGCAAAATGGTTCGTGCTTAAATTCACTATCGGGAAGCGAAAATCAAGCCCTGCatgcgagggggggggggagagtagATGCTGCTGTAAGAGTTGCTGTTGTGGCGGCAGGGCCGACGACTCCAcgaaacgagagagagagacgaggGCTAAAATAGACAGGATCGAAGCCGTTGAAGCCAGCACCATGCGCACGCGCCACCGGCGGAACGACCGACGTTGCTTttattccttttattttttcctccccaaacTCAACAGAAAACCTTGGAAATTCTCTCTCTGACGTCAATCGGTCGGTGCGCGGCCGGTGCGCGACAGTGGTCGCCAGACACACGGCCACGGGAAACACCATTATTATTGCGACTGTGTTGCGGTGGACCGTATGGATGGCCTTTTGCACCGTGCGGAGTATTTCGCTGGCAAACTACATAGGGGAGACACAATTCTTGGGCATTAAAAAAACGCGTCCCAGAAGGAAGCTTATCTAGAAAAAGGGTTTGCTACTCTAGCGGAAGTAGCTTTTCAACCGAAACCACGTTCGTATAGTTTCcattttttaatacaattatAACTAACACTTTATATTCTTGGCGCGCCGAAAAATAAATACAGCCCTGGCGAGAGATCAAGCGTATTATAGTGTTGTATCCGATCGTTAAATTTTAAAGCGGATTTTCATCAATCCAGCTCCCGCGGGAGTCTCGGATCTGATCTGTGCAGCGATgtaaaaaatgggaaaagaacaaatcaaaacacgcACTTGCAGCGGTGATCGCGGTCTATAACTGCTGTCTCTCTTCTCTTTCGAAAAACAtagcagccagccagcacgCGTTCAATAAAAATGCTCATTTGATCGCAGTTGTTAACGACGCTTTTTCGGACACGTTTTAATTGCCCCATAAGGTGCTGGCAAGGACAACCGGAGAATGCTCCCTCAAGCTGTGCGCGAGAGGCAGGGAGCGAAGAGATGGatgcaaaaaaatacgcacacatacacacacactcacacagaaacTGCACGAGAAGGTTGCTACTTTCGGCGCATAACACGTTTTGACGTACGGCATGGGAGATAGATACCGCTTGCGACaggttgttattattgttacgATAAATATAAATGTTTATGTTGAGAAAGGTTGCGATCATTCAAAAGCTGTGGAAGTAAAGTGCCAATCAAGAGTGATATTACTTCTataaatatatgtatttaGTACGCAGAACTCGTTCCAATCGCCATACAAAAATGCGGAGAAGAAtcgaattaaaaacaaaattgcaaaaaaacactcctACACTTGTTGCACCTCTTTCGTCAGTCCACACATGCCGATTAAACGCCGATTGCAATGTGCAGCACGTTTCAGTGGTCTCACAAACGATGCACGGTCGTTTGCTGAATGAATACGGCACGTTCAATTCCCACGGGGAAAGCGCCATGCTGCCAAACGGATACATGTCGCCCCCCCTTCCCGAGAGCAAAACCCGcgtgcctctctctctctctctctgtggtgGGAATTCGGGAGGGCTTCACCACCATCGTACGCAATCAGTCGAGTTGGTGTGTGCAATTCTAGCGTTTATGcgccacacacaaacccacaagTCATCATCTCGTGCCAACTGGAGCAGGTGTTGCTTAAAGATTTAATTTGCCCCaccggtggtgatggtggtgcaagGGCACTCTTTGGGTTGGATATTTCGCTTCGGAGCGAAGGCCAACGCTTCAAGAGACACGTTGGGGTTGGGTGAGATGatggacatttttttttatcgtgctCCCCAGAGGGGCC contains:
- the LOC120896407 gene encoding protein phosphatase 1 regulatory subunit 12A isoform X6 is translated as MSLDNRNTSAQYKRAEQLKRWEESEMNKKLSGAPKSPSSRRIKFSSGCIFLAACVAGDKEEVEWLLKNGADIDTANVDGLTALHQACIDDNLDMVEFLVQKGADVNRKDNEGWTPLHATASCGFLSIARYLIENGADLASINSDGELAVDLANSDAMEDLIQHHLDEQGIDCEEARQAEERIMLSDATKWLRTDSPDCDKAHPKTGATAIHVAAAKGYIGVLKLLLEGRGDIDRQDVDGWTPLHAAAYWGQKEATQMLLNASADIDVQNYSGQLAIDIAQDDIVPLLKDARKNGKRTKRRPPSHGNRITDNFENSTETPTKVIRVEVKPIDSNKEKEAGGSVAVDYGDDDDGGETVAEALPESPQVAGDQEEEEAADEKDEEEDEETMDDTVDEALEEEEEAEEEEVEEEEEEEEEDAEEEEEQQEHVSAQASRPGEDVTDSSIGSVPYQQVLPSPAQINQTKDAESEEEEEEEEEEENGSVSSEPYSSSNPSADSSMTESETVVSEKENKPTEPDVILRRTQSFESDEKFYQRYAELRARIQANSCPHTILPSTPINTKTSTASNNNNNNSSNNNNNNNSTTTTTTATTPASNISSYLVQRSASLKDHRTLRKTTSNLVLGSTTTSPSSATGPASGATTNLVPPAATGTGAANNTTGSTTGSSGAVSPPTSPSGTPTTTPTAGQIRRSFVPPTRDEESETQRKAHAKRVRETRRSTQGVTLDEIKSAEQLVKKKNATGTGNENDTMAPATATATTTTTTTPSSPSSLSSTASPSFTNDRVPAVGSTGDQQQQGSNHVTEGSVAHDATGGSGGGGSTKVEEIAVSASFTLAAPGSSLDDGGDGGGGGGGGGGHRRHRRSVAGMDDEEEDDSKVTVSYTISAPVRQSSPSPRAVASAAAVSNSKESADPLDGTGAGDVPAVTATFHVPAAASEPMVATSATIRTSSGAAGGVVSNSDSNTTTTTTTNNTSNSNNNNTSASSNTNHNTAATTTTTTYTKRSLFDIDNANSLTLAEKLRHEANKYAIAAVADGDLDSHLVARVPASNSGTTNSGGGGGESNSTSTNAPADNSAASAGAAVPPSPTLRKADPATTTTTGVTAERRPSWRLKVDGGSKFKLEDASTPNAATQSSSVASGGSVYEPSGPANQAPEHGLTTTKLTSSSALAQRRAQQQNGDSSSTATTGTTSSSVASSRPLSAPASGLAAGEQYNRVPGSAASAAGEQQQTGAAATDPNSPLHHLRRPPKSAGEENKENDKENDSRSTAQATQAVIQRRRRQKRRSTGVVSVGMEDLDPDRQDSPVDGDEKETGSERGRSRVGSTASELDTANQPQDSTRENGGDCIDYKALYEQEKADNDKLKMALRKKDEEVVTLKAALDRFTTATTKNNSLSELEKRERRAMERKMSEMEEELKLLQKYKTENERLRAENRALTRVVSKLTTSAQNQIHASKQ